A section of the Rummeliibacillus pycnus genome encodes:
- a CDS encoding SpoVR family protein → MEKELHQAIDEITEIAIGFGLDFYPMRYEICPADIIYTFGAYGMPTRFSHWSFGKQFHKMKLQYDLGLSQIYELVINSNPCYAFLLDTNTLTQNKLIIAHVLAHCDFFKNNVRFKNTRRDMVESMTATAERIAHYELLYGKDEVEQFLDAVLAIQEHIDPSILRPNLMKSDYEEEDEETVASKTPYDDLWNLDQPEKEQNTIRYKKKKFPLKPEKDLLLFIEMHSRELEEWQRDILTMMREEMLYFWPQLETKIMNEGWASYWHQRIMRELNLTTTETIDYAKLNAGVVQPSKTSINPYYLGIKIFEDIEKRYDNPTEEMRRLGVKQNSGREKIFEVREVESDMSFIRNYLTKDLVKQEDLYLFEKKGSDYRITDKDYAAIRDQLVSTRVNGGFPYIVVENGDYLRNGELYLVHGYEGMELDPHYLEHVLPYIYQLWGRPVHIRTIVEDKFVLYSNDGKKNSKKFL, encoded by the coding sequence ATGGAAAAGGAGCTTCATCAGGCGATTGATGAAATTACTGAAATTGCGATAGGGTTTGGTTTGGATTTTTACCCAATGCGCTATGAGATTTGTCCAGCAGATATTATTTATACATTTGGAGCATATGGTATGCCAACTCGTTTTTCCCATTGGAGCTTTGGCAAACAGTTTCATAAAATGAAGCTACAATATGATTTGGGTTTGAGCCAAATTTACGAACTTGTCATTAATTCTAATCCTTGTTATGCATTTTTACTTGATACAAATACATTAACTCAAAATAAACTCATTATTGCTCATGTTTTAGCACATTGCGATTTTTTCAAAAACAACGTTCGTTTTAAGAATACAAGAAGAGATATGGTTGAAAGTATGACCGCAACGGCAGAACGTATTGCTCATTATGAATTGCTCTATGGTAAAGATGAGGTTGAACAGTTTCTAGACGCTGTCTTAGCCATTCAAGAGCATATAGATCCGTCGATATTGAGACCTAATTTAATGAAGAGTGACTATGAAGAGGAAGATGAAGAAACTGTTGCATCAAAAACGCCATATGACGATTTATGGAATTTGGATCAACCAGAAAAAGAACAAAACACAATCCGTTATAAAAAGAAAAAATTCCCACTTAAGCCAGAAAAGGATTTATTATTATTTATCGAGATGCATAGCCGTGAGTTAGAAGAGTGGCAACGAGACATATTGACAATGATGCGAGAAGAAATGCTCTATTTTTGGCCACAATTAGAAACCAAAATTATGAACGAAGGCTGGGCTTCTTACTGGCATCAACGTATCATGCGAGAATTAAATTTAACAACAACTGAAACGATTGATTATGCGAAGTTGAATGCTGGTGTTGTACAGCCATCAAAAACATCGATTAATCCATATTATTTAGGAATTAAGATTTTTGAAGATATTGAAAAACGATATGACAATCCAACTGAAGAAATGAGAAGATTGGGTGTTAAACAGAATTCTGGTCGAGAGAAAATTTTTGAAGTAAGAGAAGTAGAATCTGATATGTCATTTATCCGTAACTATTTGACCAAAGATTTAGTCAAACAAGAAGACCTTTACTTATTTGAAAAGAAAGGTTCTGACTATCGCATTACAGATAAAGATTATGCAGCCATAAGAGATCAACTGGTATCGACGAGAGTAAATGGTGGGTTTCCCTATATTGTAGTGGAAAATGGAGATTATTTACGAAATGGCGAATTGTATTTAGTACACGGCTATGAGGGAATGGAACTTGATCCTCATTATTTGGAACATGTGTTACCATATATTTATCAATTGTGGGGACGCCCTGTTCATATTAGAACAATTGT